In Fusarium fujikuroi IMI 58289 draft genome, chromosome FFUJ_chr08, one genomic interval encodes:
- a CDS encoding related to DSBA-like thioredoxin domain protein: MTKFKVTVTSDTVCPWCYVGRRQLQAAQRLWEQKYPDSNDTFDISYKPFQLAPDWARGPASSISKEKFYLEKFGRDRVVKMHQHLKGVGESLGIDFKFGGQTGNSRDSHRLVQLAKKHGQDAESKALDGLFAAYFEKNDDITSYDTLRNVAVEAGIPEDEFQKAIVESDEGGPEVDKLAGEARYSGVSGVPDFVLQDRFRLHGANDPSTFVSVWEKIKAAEL, encoded by the coding sequence ATGACAAAGTTCAAAGTTACAGTCACTTCCGACACCGTCTGCCCTTGGTGCTATGTCGGTCGCAGACAGCTCCAGGCTGCGCAGCGCCTGTGGGAACAGAAGTACCCCGACTCAAATGATACTTTCGACATCAGCTACAAGCCTTTCCAGCTGGCGCCCGATTGGGCCCGAGGTCCTGCGTCGAGCATCTCCAAGGAAAAGTTCTACCTCGAGAAGTTTGGAAGAGACCGTGTGGTCAAGATGCACCAGCATTTGAAGGGTGTCGGAGAGTCCCTGGGAATAGACTTCAAGTTCGGAGGACAGACAGGAAATTCGAGAGACTCGCACCGACTGGTCCAGCTTGCCAAGAAGCACGGCCAGGATGCCGAGAGCAAGGCGCTCGATGGCCTTTTCGCTGCGTACTTTGAGAAGAACGACGACATTACCAGCTACGACACCTTGAGAAACGTGGCTGTCGAGGCGGGAATCCCCGAGGATGAGTTCCAGAAAGCTATTGTCGAGAGCGACGAGGGTGGCCCAgaggttgacaagcttgcgGGCGAGGCGCGATACAGTGGTGTCAGCGGTGTGCCTGACTTTGTTCTTCAGGACCGGTTCCGACTCCATGGCGCCAATGATCCA